The window TTTCGTGTACATGAAAATCTAAAGTTCTATTCTCCGCTTGCAGCACATTTAACATATGATTATTCAAAGTACCTACTCGCTCATAATGGAATAATTTATCAATTATATTTACTTTTTCTTTCAAATTTACTTTTTGTATCATATATTTTTATCTCCATGAATTACTAATTCTTCACAAGTTCATCGGCTCTGCGTCTGTGCGTCTGGCACTATGATGATATGTCGTTCTTCCCGACAAATTAGAATTTGTGACATCAATCCTCAAAAATTCCCAAAAATGATGTTATTTTCCCATGAGTATATTCTCCCTCAATCACGCCAAATTCTGGGTCATAATATTTACCATCATAGAACAATACCCAATGGGTATAGCCGCCGTTTGCATGAACGGTCAAAATGGAATACTCATACGGCTTAGGATTTTTTTTCGATATGCGGACATTCTTTTCCGCATGACGTATTCCATACTTGTCAAGTATTTCTATAAGTTGCCCGATACTGGTCGAACCGCTTGTTTTCATATCTTTAATCACATCATTTACAGACTTATCTGCAATCATTGCAATACATGCCTGTCCACAGGTTTCAAAAGTTGGTTGTTTTATTAGCTTCATATTTCTTCCCTCCATTATCT of the Luxibacter massiliensis genome contains:
- a CDS encoding cysteine peptidase family C39 domain-containing protein; protein product: MKLIKQPTFETCGQACIAMIADKSVNDVIKDMKTSGSTSIGQLIEILDKYGIRHAEKNVRISKKNPKPYEYSILTVHANGGYTHWVLFYDGKYYDPEFGVIEGEYTHGKITSFLGIFED